One window of Oscillibacter hominis genomic DNA carries:
- the dcm gene encoding DNA (cytosine-5-)-methyltransferase, producing MFAGIGGFRAGLTRVGGFQCVGHCEIDKYAEASYRAIHDIRKEERYYPDARAIDPNDLPDFDLLCGGFPCQAFSLAGRRKGFDDARGTLFFEIARLAETRRPSYLLLENVPGLLNHDGGRTFAAILSALSDLGYHVEWAVLNSKHFGVPQSRRRVFLICYLDPRCAGKILPVFGNGAKALIQLIGGAQGHRVYDPEGVACTQTAGGGGLGVKTGLYLLPPDAPFVDLCAGHPKRTQQSRCITARYGQTTLSNHKAERSGALLIKEATRKGYQEAAPGDSVDLGYPGSATRAGRVGVGVAHDAASVQGIVERGGRIRRLMPRECLRLQGFDDEQIDKILAINSDAQAYKQAGNSVTVTVIEAIGRRIRAVDEALRKEAAA from the coding sequence ATGTTCGCCGGGATCGGCGGCTTTCGGGCGGGGCTGACCCGCGTCGGCGGCTTCCAGTGCGTCGGACACTGCGAGATCGACAAATATGCCGAAGCCAGTTACCGCGCGATCCACGACATCAGGAAGGAGGAGCGATACTATCCAGACGCCCGAGCCATTGACCCCAACGACCTGCCCGACTTCGACCTTTTGTGTGGGGGATTCCCCTGCCAGGCGTTTTCTCTCGCTGGCCGCAGAAAAGGATTTGACGATGCAAGAGGTACTCTCTTCTTTGAAATTGCCCGCCTGGCTGAAACCAGACGGCCTTCGTATCTTCTGCTCGAGAACGTGCCAGGACTGCTTAACCATGACGGCGGCCGGACGTTTGCGGCCATCCTCTCCGCGCTTTCTGACCTGGGGTACCATGTCGAATGGGCTGTGCTTAACAGCAAACATTTTGGAGTCCCGCAGTCAAGGAGGAGGGTGTTCCTTATCTGCTATCTTGATCCCCGATGCGCCGGAAAAATATTACCTGTCTTCGGAAATGGTGCAAAAGCTCTTATACAACTCATCGGCGGGGCGCAAGGACACCGGGTCTATGACCCAGAAGGAGTAGCCTGTACCCAGACAGCCGGTGGTGGCGGCCTCGGTGTGAAAACCGGGTTATACCTGCTGCCGCCGGACGCGCCCTTTGTGGATCTGTGTGCGGGGCATCCGAAACGGACGCAGCAATCCCGATGCATCACTGCCCGCTATGGGCAGACGACGCTGTCCAATCATAAGGCGGAACGCTCCGGGGCGCTGCTGATCAAGGAAGCCACCCGAAAAGGCTATCAGGAGGCGGCGCCTGGCGACAGCGTGGACTTGGGCTATCCGGGCAGCGCCACACGCGCCGGTCGGGTCGGGGTCGGTGTCGCCCATGACGCCGCCAGTGTGCAGGGCATTGTGGAGCGCGGCGGACGCATCCGCCGCCTGATGCCCAGGGAGTGCCTGCGCCTGCAGGGCTTTGACGATGAGCAAATCGACAAGATCCTCGCCATCAACTCGGACGCCCAAGCCTACAAGCAGGCAGGCAACAGCGTCACCGTTACAGTGATCGAGGCCATTGGCCGGCGCATCCGGGCCGTGGACGAGGCTTTGCGAAAGGAGGCGGCTGCGTGA
- a CDS encoding AsnC family protein — MEKWQENRNYRKIRDENGTVIANIITVDGRDVAVTEDVFAAYAQMDRRERYLSEDLPTGKVLSMEQLAEDGVLPDYVGAETAPSAEDCVLARESEREREELTSLLLAALIALEDRDRQLITALFYDRLSTREYARRIGVTQRAVIKRRDRILRDMKKYFEKFAA; from the coding sequence ATGGAAAAATGGCAGGAAAATCGCAACTACAGAAAAATCAGGGACGAGAATGGAACTGTCATCGCCAACATCATCACCGTGGATGGTAGGGATGTGGCGGTCACAGAGGACGTATTCGCGGCGTATGCCCAGATGGACCGGCGGGAGCGGTATCTCAGCGAGGATCTGCCCACTGGCAAGGTCCTCTCCATGGAACAGCTGGCAGAGGACGGCGTTTTGCCGGACTATGTGGGCGCGGAAACGGCGCCCAGCGCCGAGGACTGCGTCCTTGCACGGGAGTCGGAACGGGAGCGGGAAGAACTGACCAGCCTGCTGCTGGCGGCGCTTATCGCCTTGGAGGACCGGGACAGGCAGCTCATCACCGCGCTGTTTTATGACCGCCTCTCCACCAGAGAATACGCCCGGCGAATCGGCGTGACCCAGCGGGCCGTCATCAAGCGCAGGGACCGGATCCTGCGGGACATGAAAAAATATTTTGAAAAATTTGCGGCGTGA
- a CDS encoding ATP-dependent DNA helicase: MKKYTHEKAHEEIDYIFKTLLPQRGMAERPEQIRLCHSILDAMLDGSIALCDAGTGIGKTFAYLTAGILHGKCRAAEGKPQRPILISTSSIALQSAIQKEYLPLLSSVLLSEGLISAPIEAVIRKGKAHYACDARLERRVRQVEGSHKNPAARQALHTAWHVLDLDQLSGMSSYDRGRICVPKRCNCRRKDCRYRCFLDACQSGQYTVQICNHNLLLADLIHRSQKKKPLLPDSAAIIIDEAHKLPETARQMFGVTLNAQDFAELIRSLHVERYVLAAELLSEAVEPLAEKLSLPVEEGAGFDAYQMFLERPHQVLTVICRQLEGLLTRETWRLLSAVASTVSLFYLGNPEMIFYAADDDHGGAMLCGTVSELAAQLQATLWRQEQPIVLTSGTLAVGKDFSRFRTAAGLTGERPVTETVCPSPFDYQHNCLLYLPPDPIPLDAADYYDRLAAQIRQLAAASHGHALVLFTSYFAMSAVKERLQAAALPFPVFTMGKRPALTLAAFRAAPGSILLATGAAWEGLDFAGDGVSMLIIPCLPFAYPDAVKEKEREDYPNLREFLRSVVVPEMQIKLRQGFGRAIRTETDTCVVAVLDPRAARGRRYFQSMAEALPGMPVTGSLRAVEHFYRAHKDAGYFRLPNAG; encoded by the coding sequence ATGAAGAAATATACCCATGAAAAGGCCCATGAGGAAATCGACTATATTTTTAAAACCCTATTGCCTCAGAGGGGCATGGCGGAGCGGCCGGAACAGATCCGGCTGTGTCACAGCATCCTGGACGCCATGCTGGACGGCAGCATCGCCCTGTGCGACGCGGGGACCGGCATCGGCAAGACCTTCGCCTACCTGACCGCCGGCATCCTGCATGGCAAGTGCCGGGCGGCAGAGGGTAAACCGCAGCGTCCTATCCTGATCTCCACCTCCAGCATCGCGCTGCAGAGCGCCATCCAGAAGGAGTACCTGCCCCTGCTGTCCAGCGTGCTGCTGTCCGAGGGGCTGATCTCCGCGCCCATTGAGGCGGTCATCCGCAAGGGCAAGGCTCACTACGCCTGCGACGCCCGGCTGGAACGGCGGGTCCGTCAGGTGGAGGGCAGCCATAAGAATCCCGCCGCCCGCCAAGCCCTGCACACCGCCTGGCATGTGCTGGATCTGGACCAGCTGTCCGGGATGAGCAGTTATGACCGGGGGCGGATCTGCGTTCCCAAGCGGTGTAATTGCCGGCGGAAGGACTGCCGATACCGCTGTTTCCTGGACGCCTGCCAGAGCGGGCAGTACACGGTTCAGATCTGCAACCACAACCTCCTGCTGGCGGACCTCATCCACCGCAGCCAAAAGAAAAAGCCCCTCCTGCCGGACAGCGCGGCCATCATCATAGACGAGGCCCACAAGCTGCCGGAAACCGCACGGCAGATGTTCGGCGTAACGCTGAATGCCCAGGACTTTGCGGAGCTGATCCGCAGCCTGCATGTGGAGCGGTATGTCCTCGCGGCGGAACTGCTGTCCGAGGCCGTGGAGCCGCTGGCGGAGAAACTGTCGCTCCCGGTGGAGGAAGGGGCCGGATTTGACGCCTACCAGATGTTCCTGGAGCGGCCGCATCAGGTCCTGACGGTGATCTGCCGGCAGCTGGAGGGCCTGCTGACCAGGGAAACCTGGCGCCTGCTGTCCGCCGTCGCCTCCACAGTATCCCTCTTTTACCTGGGGAATCCCGAGATGATCTTCTACGCGGCAGACGACGACCACGGCGGGGCCATGCTGTGCGGCACGGTGTCGGAACTGGCCGCGCAGCTCCAGGCCACGCTCTGGCGGCAGGAACAGCCCATTGTCCTGACCTCCGGCACCCTTGCCGTTGGGAAGGATTTCAGCCGGTTCCGCACCGCCGCCGGCCTGACAGGGGAACGGCCCGTGACGGAAACTGTGTGTCCGTCACCCTTTGACTATCAGCACAACTGCCTCCTCTATCTTCCCCCGGACCCGATCCCGCTGGACGCGGCGGACTACTACGACCGGCTGGCCGCACAGATCCGGCAGCTGGCGGCGGCATCCCACGGCCACGCCCTGGTGCTGTTCACTTCCTACTTCGCCATGTCGGCGGTCAAGGAACGGCTGCAGGCCGCGGCGCTGCCCTTCCCTGTATTTACGATGGGCAAACGCCCGGCCCTCACCCTGGCGGCATTTCGCGCCGCTCCCGGCAGTATCCTGCTGGCCACCGGCGCGGCGTGGGAGGGGCTGGACTTCGCTGGCGACGGCGTGTCCATGCTCATCATCCCATGCCTGCCCTTCGCCTACCCGGACGCTGTAAAAGAAAAAGAGCGGGAGGACTACCCGAACCTGCGGGAGTTCCTGCGCTCCGTCGTTGTCCCGGAAATGCAGATCAAACTGCGGCAGGGCTTTGGCCGGGCCATCCGCACAGAAACGGACACCTGCGTTGTCGCTGTGCTGGATCCCCGCGCCGCCCGCGGCCGGAGATATTTCCAGAGCATGGCAGAGGCCCTGCCGGGGATGCCGGTGACGGGCAGCCTGCGGGCCGTGGAACATTTCTACCGTGCCCACAAGGACGCCGGCTATTTCCGGCTCCCCAACGCAGGATGA
- a CDS encoding S-layer homology domain-containing protein codes for MKSKTTRHGLKRMTALLLAVVLCVGMVPTAFAAQQDSYHDPAENWQEANNRTNELDANATVTHETFNCKVCKQQTSFIVFRTPEYTRDGQTAMSRNVKYSDGTFVDGSGKGSILDGVPGQDAYYTAYHWTKAVCETCGSINTNMAKTDYGYLKNVYWLYDCANNFFEELPETQTIEQADSEYHRVITTSGEYCGFCYGTFKEENSTLERHHMENAIRPELAHDRFVEMDTCADCGYAETSYTAAKAVIADYFGVVDGQPHTVTVSDLSEAGVTTAIRYGHSADACTLTSAPNYTEAGDYPVYYEITYTYHDTDMVEDGVAYVHLRDETTTEDGSCSCGCGNPDCGCQDPDCDGCCCDDKGCGENHNWTLLDSVDPTCLTLGYDRYLCVDCGMIEKRDYEAALGHAYQSVVIRDATCEVPGKTIDICERCGNVKETDLPQTEHEFSTTVIPATCTSPGYTLRECTVCGERHIEDITAALPHNYVSKTTPATCEGGGRTLHICEGCGSSFITDYTDPLGHSWDEGKEITGATCTGEGMTEYTCVRCGATRLEGDEAAGHIPGDPATCTDPQLCTRCGAVIENALGHDYAEEVTEPTCTEMGYTTYTCTRCGDAYKGDYTEAAGHKPGDWIIDKEPTTDSEGSKHRECEVCGEKLEEETIEKIYNQATTDSKGEAVVGGYLVIVTDTDTKDPVSNAIVTLHADDTLSIRLPNSRQLDYADQTTVTVLLTKDKSAVEGMFVTMTDKHDNYCAGNTDSNGQVTVPGTSGKTNEDGNTTVGWEDEDGDRWTLTVTVEDYETGRPIEDAEVSIGKGGNITVTLPDGTDMDEDNRITVTVTDNERDPQEGVTVIVKGDLGQSERGETDEDGKLTVPAVTETEYHGAYIYGYTDGTFGPERSMSRSEAAAIFARLLSDRLDERIPSGNNVKFKDIDPDMWYAGYVEYLTGYGVAVGYNDRTYRGDKAITRAEFTAMAARFFDVYGDGAEEIMEQYEGFDDVSDGYWAAEYIKDAAIHGWVEGYGDGTFRADDPIDRAEVVTIVNRLLGREADEDYIADNHRRLVMFPDVSSRHWAYYNVLEAANAHTAILTAPETWDK; via the coding sequence TTGAAAAGCAAGACAACCAGGCATGGCCTGAAGCGCATGACGGCCCTGCTGCTGGCCGTGGTTCTGTGCGTCGGCATGGTGCCCACCGCCTTTGCCGCCCAGCAGGACAGTTACCACGACCCCGCTGAGAACTGGCAGGAGGCCAACAACCGCACCAACGAACTGGACGCCAACGCCACCGTGACCCACGAAACCTTTAACTGCAAAGTCTGCAAGCAGCAGACTTCCTTTATCGTGTTCCGCACCCCGGAATATACCAGGGATGGCCAGACGGCCATGAGCCGGAATGTGAAATACTCGGACGGCACCTTTGTAGATGGTTCCGGCAAGGGTTCCATTCTGGACGGCGTACCGGGACAGGACGCCTATTACACGGCTTATCACTGGACCAAAGCCGTGTGTGAAACCTGCGGCAGCATCAACACCAACATGGCCAAGACGGACTACGGCTACCTGAAGAACGTCTATTGGCTCTACGATTGCGCGAACAATTTTTTCGAGGAACTGCCGGAAACCCAGACCATTGAGCAAGCGGACAGCGAGTATCACCGCGTCATCACCACCAGCGGCGAATACTGCGGGTTCTGCTACGGCACATTCAAGGAGGAAAATTCCACGTTGGAGCGTCACCACATGGAGAATGCCATCCGGCCCGAGTTGGCCCATGACCGCTTTGTGGAGATGGATACCTGCGCCGACTGCGGCTATGCTGAAACTTCCTACACCGCCGCCAAGGCCGTCATTGCGGACTACTTCGGCGTGGTGGACGGCCAGCCCCACACCGTCACCGTGTCGGACTTGTCCGAGGCCGGCGTGACCACCGCTATCCGCTACGGCCACAGCGCAGATGCCTGCACCCTGACCAGCGCACCCAACTACACCGAGGCGGGGGATTACCCGGTTTACTACGAGATCACCTACACCTACCACGACACGGACATGGTGGAGGACGGTGTGGCGTATGTCCATCTCAGGGATGAAACCACCACCGAGGACGGCTCCTGCTCCTGCGGCTGCGGCAATCCTGACTGCGGCTGCCAGGATCCGGACTGTGACGGCTGCTGCTGTGACGACAAGGGCTGCGGCGAGAACCACAACTGGACACTGCTGGATAGCGTAGACCCCACCTGCCTGACCCTGGGCTATGACCGCTATCTGTGCGTGGACTGCGGCATGATTGAAAAGCGGGACTATGAGGCCGCGCTGGGCCACGCCTATCAGAGTGTGGTCATCCGGGACGCCACCTGTGAAGTCCCCGGTAAGACCATTGACATCTGTGAGCGGTGCGGCAATGTGAAAGAAACCGACCTGCCTCAGACCGAGCATGAGTTCTCCACCACCGTCATTCCGGCAACCTGTACCAGCCCTGGCTACACCCTGCGGGAGTGTACCGTCTGTGGGGAGCGCCACATCGAGGACATCACCGCCGCGCTGCCTCACAACTATGTAAGCAAGACCACCCCGGCCACCTGTGAGGGCGGCGGGCGCACCCTCCATATCTGCGAGGGCTGCGGCAGTTCGTTCATCACCGACTACACCGACCCGCTGGGGCATAGTTGGGACGAAGGCAAGGAGATCACCGGGGCCACCTGCACCGGCGAGGGCATGACCGAGTACACCTGCGTCCGCTGCGGAGCCACCCGTCTGGAGGGCGACGAGGCCGCGGGCCATATCCCCGGCGACCCGGCCACCTGCACCGATCCTCAACTCTGCACCCGCTGCGGCGCCGTCATTGAGAACGCTTTGGGCCATGACTATGCCGAGGAAGTGACCGAGCCGACCTGCACCGAGATGGGCTACACCACCTATACCTGCACCCGCTGCGGCGACGCCTACAAGGGCGACTACACCGAGGCGGCAGGCCATAAGCCCGGCGACTGGATCATCGACAAGGAGCCTACCACCGACAGCGAGGGCAGCAAGCACAGGGAGTGCGAGGTCTGCGGTGAGAAGTTAGAGGAAGAAACCATTGAGAAGATCTACAATCAGGCCACTACGGACAGTAAGGGCGAGGCCGTTGTGGGCGGCTATCTGGTAATTGTCACGGATACCGACACTAAAGACCCCGTTTCCAATGCTATTGTCACTCTCCATGCGGACGATACCCTGTCCATCCGTCTCCCCAATTCCCGCCAGCTGGACTATGCCGACCAGACTACCGTGACTGTCCTGCTCACCAAGGATAAGAGCGCCGTGGAGGGTATGTTCGTTACTATGACTGACAAGCACGATAACTACTGTGCCGGTAACACTGACAGCAATGGGCAGGTCACTGTTCCCGGCACCAGCGGCAAGACCAATGAGGACGGCAATACCACCGTTGGCTGGGAGGACGAGGACGGCGACCGCTGGACACTGACCGTCACTGTAGAGGACTACGAAACCGGACGCCCCATCGAGGACGCGGAAGTATCCATCGGCAAGGGCGGCAATATTACCGTCACCCTGCCGGACGGAACCGATATGGATGAGGATAACCGCATCACCGTCACGGTCACGGACAATGAGCGCGACCCCCAGGAGGGTGTGACGGTTATCGTCAAGGGTGATCTGGGCCAGAGTGAGCGCGGAGAAACCGACGAGGACGGCAAACTCACCGTCCCCGCTGTCACAGAAACTGAGTACCACGGGGCCTATATCTATGGCTACACAGACGGCACCTTTGGCCCGGAGCGCAGCATGAGCCGGAGCGAGGCCGCAGCCATCTTTGCCCGCCTGCTCTCTGACCGGCTGGACGAGCGCATCCCCAGCGGAAATAATGTGAAGTTCAAGGATATTGACCCGGATATGTGGTATGCGGGCTATGTGGAATATCTCACTGGCTACGGCGTGGCCGTGGGCTACAATGACCGCACCTACCGGGGTGATAAGGCCATCACCCGCGCCGAGTTTACCGCTATGGCGGCGCGGTTCTTTGATGTGTACGGCGATGGAGCCGAGGAAATCATGGAGCAGTACGAGGGCTTTGACGATGTGAGCGACGGCTACTGGGCTGCTGAGTATATCAAGGACGCCGCCATCCACGGCTGGGTAGAGGGCTACGGCGACGGCACCTTCCGGGCCGACGATCCCATTGACCGGGCGGAAGTCGTCACCATTGTCAACCGCCTGCTGGGCCGCGAGGCTGACGAGGACTATATTGCCGATAATCACCGCCGTCTGGTGATGTTCCCCGACGTGTCCTCCCGCCATTGGGCCTACTACAACGTGCTGGAGGCCGCCAACGCCCACACCGCCATCCTCACCGCCCCTGAAACCTGGGACAAGTGA
- a CDS encoding single-stranded DNA-binding protein, with protein MLKIVAIGNLTNDVELKVHEATGKPYAILRIASDRRYRDKDGNRLTDFISIKVRGPLAERCAEFAWKGCKLAASGDFETITFADEPERQPGFLIKATEVEFLSPRRVEESAVSMPADGMDEAAA; from the coding sequence ATGCTGAAGATCGTAGCAATCGGAAACCTGACAAACGATGTGGAACTGAAGGTCCATGAGGCCACCGGCAAGCCCTATGCCATCCTGCGGATCGCCTCGGACCGCCGCTACCGGGACAAGGACGGCAACCGCCTGACGGATTTCATCTCCATTAAGGTCCGCGGCCCGCTGGCGGAACGCTGCGCGGAGTTTGCATGGAAGGGCTGCAAGTTGGCCGCCTCCGGCGACTTTGAAACCATCACCTTCGCGGACGAGCCGGAGCGTCAGCCCGGTTTCCTCATCAAAGCCACGGAGGTGGAGTTCCTGTCTCCCCGCCGCGTGGAGGAAAGCGCCGTGTCCATGCCTGCGGACGGTATGGATGAGGCTGCGGCCTGA
- a CDS encoding ParM/StbA family protein, which translates to MSEGYVIGVDHGYAAMKTVHGSFPSGLVAYEHEPYTQKNVLEYGGTYYVVGSGRQPLQKDKTRTEDYYLLTLAAIARELDCRNAERTCSVILAAGLPLTSFGRDKKKFRAYLLRDGKPVPFRYEGRDYTVTVRDVKLFPQGYAAVLTQTELLDEPSVIVADIGGWTVDLMRLDNRLPNAATCRSLEWGMIRCIDEISEQVRRVLGLSLTTAQIECVLRGDASSLPDEAKGIIHAQADLYVQNLLSTITECGLDTRAMPTIFIGGGAALMKRRVSATNGLCRPVILDDVSLNAKGYERLVRQMSGSGAHA; encoded by the coding sequence GTGAGCGAGGGATACGTCATCGGCGTGGACCACGGTTACGCAGCCATGAAAACTGTCCACGGTTCCTTCCCCTCGGGGCTGGTGGCCTATGAGCACGAGCCGTACACCCAGAAGAATGTGTTGGAATACGGCGGTACGTACTATGTGGTAGGCAGCGGCAGGCAGCCTCTGCAGAAAGACAAGACCCGGACGGAGGACTACTATCTGCTGACCCTGGCAGCCATCGCCAGGGAACTGGACTGCCGCAATGCCGAGCGCACCTGCTCCGTCATTCTGGCTGCCGGCCTGCCCCTGACCAGTTTTGGCCGGGACAAGAAGAAGTTCCGTGCCTATCTGCTGCGGGACGGCAAACCGGTGCCCTTCCGCTATGAGGGCCGGGACTATACCGTCACCGTCCGGGATGTGAAACTGTTCCCCCAGGGCTATGCCGCTGTGCTGACCCAGACGGAGCTGCTGGATGAACCGTCCGTCATCGTGGCGGACATCGGTGGCTGGACAGTGGACCTGATGCGCTTGGACAACCGCCTCCCCAATGCCGCCACCTGCCGCAGCTTGGAGTGGGGCATGATCCGCTGCATCGATGAGATCAGCGAACAGGTGCGACGCGTCCTGGGTCTTTCTCTGACAACGGCGCAGATCGAGTGCGTCCTGCGGGGTGATGCCAGCAGCCTCCCGGACGAGGCGAAAGGAATCATCCATGCCCAGGCGGACCTGTATGTGCAGAACCTGCTCTCCACCATCACGGAGTGCGGCCTGGACACCCGCGCCATGCCTACTATTTTTATAGGCGGCGGAGCGGCGCTCATGAAGCGGCGTGTTTCGGCCACAAACGGCCTGTGTCGGCCCGTGATCCTCGATGATGTATCCCTGAACGCCAAGGGCTATGAACGGCTTGTACGGCAGATGTCGGGGAGCGGCGCCCATGCCTGA
- a CDS encoding DUF3991 and toprim domain-containing protein gives MEIARGTDLPDLLASLGYTVTRIGRYYSTKEMDSLRIKNRRTWYRYSERVGGDAITFLQHFCGRSFPEAVEDLLAFHGRARDAPAERSRQTEQAPEPPKPFALPPRHTDARRVYAYLKKRGVSPQIIRSFISAGLLYEDSEHHNCVFVGYDRDGKAAFASLRGTYDRDGSGFKGDAAGSDKSIGFRLPYAPDSRTVYVFEAPIDLMSYCTLHREFHSNALALCCLDDRALSVFLREHPTVRKVVLCLDHDRPGQEAAERMGRKYAAEGYVVQTLSPPSRKDWNAYLTFVQQFRERGR, from the coding sequence TTGGAGATTGCCCGTGGGACGGACCTGCCGGACCTGCTGGCGTCTCTCGGCTACACCGTGACGCGGATAGGCCGCTACTACTCCACCAAGGAGATGGACAGCCTGCGGATCAAGAACCGCCGCACCTGGTATCGCTACTCCGAGAGAGTGGGCGGGGATGCCATCACCTTCCTACAGCATTTTTGCGGCAGAAGTTTCCCGGAGGCGGTGGAGGATCTGCTGGCATTCCACGGCCGCGCCAGGGACGCCCCCGCGGAGCGGAGCAGGCAAACTGAGCAGGCGCCGGAACCGCCGAAACCGTTTGCATTGCCGCCCAGGCACACCGATGCCCGCCGAGTGTACGCCTACCTGAAAAAGCGCGGGGTTTCTCCCCAGATTATTCGGAGTTTTATTTCCGCAGGACTGCTGTATGAGGACTCCGAGCATCACAACTGCGTGTTCGTAGGGTATGACAGGGACGGCAAGGCTGCCTTCGCCAGCCTGCGGGGCACCTACGACCGGGACGGCAGCGGTTTCAAGGGCGACGCCGCCGGCAGCGACAAATCCATCGGTTTCCGACTGCCGTATGCCCCGGACAGCAGGACCGTGTATGTGTTCGAGGCACCTATCGACCTCATGAGTTACTGCACTTTGCACCGGGAGTTCCACAGCAATGCACTTGCCCTGTGCTGCCTGGATGACCGCGCCCTGTCGGTGTTTCTTCGGGAGCATCCCACAGTGCGGAAGGTTGTCCTGTGCCTGGATCACGACCGCCCCGGCCAGGAGGCCGCGGAGCGCATGGGCCGGAAATACGCGGCGGAGGGATATGTCGTGCAGACGCTGTCCCCTCCCTCCCGGAAGGACTGGAACGCCTATCTGACCTTTGTGCAGCAGTTCCGGGAAAGGGGGCGGTGA
- a CDS encoding DUF4240 domain-containing protein: MSKDAFWALIQEAKTACGQDLNAMEDYLREQLVSMGPAAAKNFHDILQTYEDLADQYGLWDAVSVIKEYGCSDDGFIDFRAWLIAQGKEVYMNALRDPDTLADIEPYGDCCFECLSYVGDYAYEQLTGRSAYDEMEPDRIEKMRDELKKDIVYKDGIQYPREPKDLPRFLPRLCEKYGGPERFLAAPSTWNYDLHEIRRLLDEGKVQDMATKKEKGGGAR, encoded by the coding sequence ATGAGCAAGGATGCCTTCTGGGCGCTGATTCAGGAGGCAAAAACCGCCTGCGGCCAGGATCTGAACGCTATGGAGGACTACCTGCGGGAGCAGCTTGTGTCTATGGGGCCTGCCGCGGCGAAAAATTTCCATGACATTCTGCAAACCTATGAGGATCTGGCGGACCAATACGGCCTGTGGGACGCCGTCAGCGTGATCAAGGAGTATGGCTGTTCGGATGACGGTTTTATCGACTTCCGCGCCTGGCTGATCGCCCAGGGCAAAGAGGTGTACATGAATGCGCTGAGGGATCCCGACACGCTGGCGGATATAGAGCCATACGGCGATTGCTGTTTCGAGTGCCTGTCCTATGTGGGCGATTACGCCTATGAGCAGCTCACCGGCCGCAGCGCCTACGACGAGATGGAACCAGACAGGATCGAGAAGATGCGGGACGAGCTAAAAAAGGATATCGTCTACAAAGACGGCATCCAATACCCCAGGGAGCCGAAGGACCTGCCACGGTTCCTACCCCGGCTGTGCGAAAAATACGGCGGGCCGGAGCGTTTCCTGGCGGCGCCATCCACATGGAATTACGACCTCCATGAGATCCGCCGGCTGCTGGACGAGGGCAAGGTCCAGGACATGGCTACCAAAAAAGAGAAAGGGGGCGGCGCTCGGTGA
- a CDS encoding ParB N-terminal domain-containing protein, translating into MRNTGIEYTSAERTPTILPELAELLPPLSGEQLAALEKDILQNGCYAPIIVNEDLVVVDGHNRQQICTRHDLPYKMAVFAFDDLLEAKQWALDTQKGRRNLDKWELGKIALKLRPEIEARAKANQGARTDLSATLPEGSAPVDTRKKLAASVGLGERTMGKVMQIDEHAPAAVKEALDKKELSVNQGYQITRQVQDLPEDEQGQAALDLVELEKAKKEIREKDAEIDRQSKIAGVFCKAYEKAVLLTPTEENVRIWVKCTRMTKEEMEDTIQESHELAGVFTSIAGLMEHLLPERGTL; encoded by the coding sequence ATGCGTAATACAGGCATTGAATACACCAGTGCGGAACGCACCCCCACCATTCTACCGGAACTGGCGGAACTGCTCCCCCCTCTCAGCGGGGAGCAGCTTGCCGCGCTGGAGAAGGACATCCTGCAAAACGGCTGCTATGCGCCCATCATTGTCAATGAGGATCTGGTCGTCGTAGACGGCCACAACCGGCAGCAGATCTGCACCCGGCACGACCTGCCCTACAAGATGGCGGTGTTTGCCTTTGACGATCTGCTGGAGGCCAAGCAGTGGGCGCTGGATACCCAGAAGGGCCGCCGCAACCTGGACAAATGGGAGTTGGGCAAGATCGCCCTGAAACTGCGGCCGGAGATCGAGGCCAGGGCAAAGGCCAACCAGGGTGCCCGTACAGACCTTTCGGCAACATTGCCGGAAGGTTCCGCACCTGTGGACACCCGCAAAAAATTGGCTGCATCCGTTGGCCTCGGAGAGCGCACGATGGGCAAGGTGATGCAGATCGACGAACACGCCCCCGCCGCCGTGAAGGAGGCCCTGGATAAAAAGGAACTGTCCGTCAACCAAGGGTATCAGATCACCCGGCAGGTACAGGATCTGCCGGAGGACGAGCAGGGGCAGGCGGCATTGGACCTGGTGGAGCTGGAAAAAGCGAAAAAGGAGATCCGGGAGAAGGATGCGGAGATCGACCGCCAGAGCAAGATCGCCGGCGTGTTCTGCAAGGCTTATGAAAAGGCCGTTCTGCTGACGCCCACAGAGGAAAATGTGCGCATCTGGGTCAAATGCACCCGCATGACTAAGGAAGAAATGGAGGATACCATCCAGGAGTCCCATGAGTTGGCCGGGGTGTTTACCTCCATTGCCGGCCTCATGGAACACCTCCTGCCGGAAAGGGGGACGCTATGA